A region from the Methylocella sp. genome encodes:
- a CDS encoding IS5 family transposase (programmed frameshift), with product MNRDQFWLTDAQFAKIAPHLPTDTRGKAGVDDRRVVSGIIHVLKSGGRWIDAPLEYGPKKTLYNRYVRWAAKGVWIDLFHALAQAGGPPAQVLIDSSAVKAHRSASGGKGGRRNQAIGRSRGGRTTKIHALTDADCRPLSFMLTGGQIADCSAGAELIARLPPCEILHGDKGYDANAIRRQVEERGAMPNIPPKANRRWKNCFSPFLYRNRNAIERMFCRLKDFRRVATRYDRNAINFLATVCIAATVCYWL from the exons ATGAATCGGGATCAATTCTGGCTGACGGACGCGCAGTTCGCGAAGATCGCGCCGCATCTTCCCACGGACACGCGCGGCAAGGCGGGCGTCGATGATCGCCGGGTGGTCAGCGGGATCATTCATGTGCTGAAATCTGGCGGACGCTGGATTGACGCGCCGCTGGAGTACGGGCCAAAGAAGACTCTCTACAATCGCTACGTTCGCTGGGCTGCTAAGGGCGTTTGGATCGATCTGTTCCACGCGCTTGCGCAAGCAGGCGGGCCGCCGGCGCAGGTCCTCATCGACTCCTCGGCGGTCAAGGCGCATCGCTCGGCCAGTGGCGGCAAAGGGGGGAGAAGAA ATCAGGCCATCGGCCGTTCGCGCGGCGGGCGCACAACCAAAATCCACGCATTGACCGATGCGGACTGCCGCCCGCTGTCTTTCATGCTCACCGGCGGCCAAATCGCCGATTGCTCGGCGGGCGCGGAGCTTATCGCGCGACTTCCTCCTTGCGAAATCCTCCATGGCGACAAGGGCTACGACGCAAATGCGATCCGTCGGCAGGTCGAGGAGCGCGGAGCTATGCCGAATATCCCGCCCAAGGCCAATCGCAGGTGGAAGAACTGCTTCTCGCCCTTCCTCTATCGAAACCGCAACGCCATCGAACGCATGTTCTGCCGCCTGAAAGACTTCAGGCGCGTGGCTACCCGCTACGACCGAAACGCCATAAACTTCCTCGCCACAGTCTGCATCGCCGCTACCGTTTGCTACTGGTTGTGA